The sequence below is a genomic window from Candidatus Bathyarchaeota archaeon.
TTCGATACCACGTCAGGTTCCTTTCCACATCCAGAGGCGGCCCCCTCATGCTCAGGGAGTATTCAATCCAGTCGCCCTCTTTGACGCCAACCGCAACCTTGCCATGTGCGGGTTTGGGAGCGGCAACCGCGCAGACAAGGATAGCGGCTACTAAGAGTATGGCGGCGAGTCTCTTCATGGGTATCGCTTTGGAGGGGATTTTGCGGTTTTAAATTGGTTTTCGTCAAGGAACCTTGACTAACAAACCGATGGGGGTCAAACTTTTTTGACTATCTGCCCAGCGGCGTCTTAGGCAACCAACCTCGTTAATTACCTAAAGCGTAGTTGTGTTTTTTCTGAGCTTTAAGCAGTAACCTCTCTTATCGGCAACCCCTTGGATGATCGAATGCATAACCCTAGCTTTCTCTTTTATCTGCAACCCCTTCGAGTTACCCCTCGCCGCAGTGAGGATTTGCTCTAACTCCTCAACGGAAAACACCGTTGCCACAACACAAAAAAGGCTCTTGGAGCGCCCCTCATTAAACTCGCATAGCATCTCATTGAGTAGTCGCCATCTGACTTTCTGCTGCTCCTCAAAGCAGTCAATTCCATGCTGCAGGACAAATTTGATATCTGCTTCTAAGGTTTGATAGCACTTAAAAGAATCCGCCGCCCTGCTTGCATCGCGATGCGCTCTCCACTTCTCACATGAAGAGCTCTCTTTGCATTCCCAGCAGAAATCCAGCCCTTTTTTCTTAACTGCGCAAGTGATGAATGGGCAACCCACCTGCATCCTCTCGGGGGATTTGCAGCCTCCACAGCGGCTTTGAGCTTGCGAGTTATAGGAAGGGCAGAGCCTGCAGGATAACCCGCAGACGCCCACCTCAACATATTTCGGATTCAACTTCTTTCGCTAAACTATTTGGCAGAGTGGGCTTAAATTACTTAGCATAGCTTGCCCTTTAGAGCGCCGCCGAGATGCTCTTTGACATAGAAGAGTTTGTTTATTTATGGGGCTTCTACAAGTGGCCGATTGTTGGCGAGTTGCTCAGTACGGATAGAGCATCAGCCTCTAAGTTGCCCAATTTGACCCAGTACAAAGATTACTCTATACAGCATATACTGTAAGAGCTAGGCAGCTGCACCAGCTAACAATCCTGCTCAAGCTGTTGTTTACATATATCACAGATGGTTGCATTTGCATTTTGAATGGAGCCACAATTAGGGCAAATGTTTGGGGTAAATGGTTGCTTTTTGATTGGAATAAACACGGGGACGCTTTTTGCTAGAAACATGATGCCTACAACAACAGAGCAAACTCCTCCTGTTAGATATGCAGCTGTTTGATTGCCGCTAAAGTAGATAGATAGGGCAGCAACACCAAATATTTCAATACTGACTCCCGCTATCAAACCCAACAAGAAGACTTGCCTAAACTCATGCATATCTAAGTCCCCAATATCAAATCAAACTATACATTAAAAAAACTTGACCATACAGAACTTCTTCTAATGGTCATTATCTAGCTAAACCTTGAAGTAGTTATAGTCACTACAAGTCGTTATCTTGAATTGTATTCTCAATTGCTTGCTGACTTAAACCTTAGAGTTATTACTTCCGATAAACTTACTGAGATACTGGGCGGAAAATTGGGTTTCCCCCTTTCTCGATCTTCAGTGTATCATTGAATATATTCGTAGGTTTCTTTGAGTATTTTCGGTCAAAAAACCTACAAATAAGCTTTTTACTCTCCAAACAATTAAGTTTAAGACGCAGATGAGTGCAATGAAGAAAACGATGTTCAGAGTGATGTTTGCTTCAGCGTTCCTTCTTTTGGTGGCAATTGGAACCTTACCTGATGTAGATTTTGGGGTGGCGGACGCCGTGGCTGATGATGAGTGGAAAATGCTTCAGCATGACGTAACTCATTCGGGGTATTCCTCTTCAAATGCGCCATACACGAACGTTACTCTATGGAACTACACAACTCACAGTTCTTATTCAAGTCCAGTTTTAGCTAATGGCTGTGTCTTCATTGCCTCGATAAATGGATACATCTATTGCCTAAACGCATTAACGGGAACTCTGGTCTGGAGCGTTTATATGAATAAAACAAATATCATGCAAGCTGTAGTTCCCACTGTTGTGGACGGCAAGTTGTACATAGGGGCAGGCGAAAGTGTTTACTGCTTAAATGCCTCTCAAGGTTCCCAAATATGGAAATATACTACGGGTGCAGGCATAACTCAGTCATCTCCAGCGGTTATCAGCGGCAGAGTATACATAGGATCAATCGATAAGAACATGTATTGCTTGGATGCAGTCACAGGAAGTCTGATATGGAACTTTACAACAGGCAGCTTCGTTATAGCTTCCCCCATTGTAGCAAATGATATAGTTTACTTTGGATCCCATGACTATAACTTTTATGCGTTAAACGCAAGTAGCGGTGAAATGATATGGATTCGCAATGCCGGTTTCATCGTTGACAGCTCACCGACTTTTTCAGAAGGAAAAATTTACTTCGGAACAAAAGATGGCAGTTTCATCTGCTTAGATGCTTCTAAGGGCACCTTCGTATGGATCCATGTCGCCGGCAGCAGTATCACAGGGGCGCCGGCAGTGGTAGACGGTAAGGTTTACTTTGGCTCCTGGGAC
It includes:
- a CDS encoding DUF3795 domain-containing protein; amino-acid sequence: MNPKYVEVGVCGLSCRLCPSYNSQAQSRCGGCKSPERMQVGCPFITCAVKKKGLDFCWECKESSSCEKWRAHRDASRAADSFKCYQTLEADIKFVLQHGIDCFEEQQKVRWRLLNEMLCEFNEGRSKSLFCVVATVFSVEELEQILTAARGNSKGLQIKEKARVMHSIIQGVADKRGYCLKLRKNTTTL